The sequence below is a genomic window from Lentimicrobiaceae bacterium.
ACGTATATTCGGACCCGTATCGCGCGAACTTCGTGAAAAACAATACATGAAAATTATCTCACTTGCACCAGAAGTGCTATAATAAAACTTAATTATGTCAAAAATATATATCAAAAAAGGTGACACCGTTATGGTTATAGCAGGCAACTCTAAAGGGAAAAAGGGTACCGTGCTAAATGTGTTGACCGACAAAAATAAAGCTATTGTCGAGGGAGTCAACGTCGTTAGTAAGCATACCAAACCTAATGCTAAAAACACTCAGGGAGGTATAGTTAAACTCGAAAAACCTATACACATCTCTAACCTTATGCTTATTGACGGTAATGGCAAACCTACTCGTGTCGGTTTTAAAAACGACGAAAAAAAGGATGTTAAAGTAAGAATTTCAAAAAATACAGGGGAGGTTATAAAATAATGGAATACAGACCAAGACTTAGAAAAAAATATAGTGAAGAGGTTGTCCCTGCAATGATGGAACAATTCCAATACACTAATAAGATGCAAGTCCCCAGACTATTGAAAATATGTCTAAATCAGGGATTAGGCACTGCTATTACCGACAAAAAAATAATTGAGGTAGGTGTTGAAGAAATGACAAGCATAGCCGGACAAAAAGCAGTACCCACAAAGTCTAGAAAAGACATTTCTAACTTTAAACTAAGACGTAATATGCCAATTGGCGTTAGAGTTACCCTTAGAGGAGATAGAATGTATGAATTTTTAGACAGATTAATTTCTATATCAATTCCGCGTGTTAGAGACTTTAGAGGTATTAATGCCAAAGGATTTGATGGTAGAGGTAATTTTACTATGGGTGTTACCGAACAAATTATTTTTCCCGAAATAGTTATAGATAAAGTTGTTAAAATTAATGGTATGGACATAACCTTTGTTACTACAGCTAACACTGATAAAGAATGTTATGCTTTACTCAAAGAATTTGGAATACCGTTTAAAAAATAATAAATAATAAGTATGGCAAAAGAATCAATAAAAGCTCGCGAAGTAAAACGCCAAAAAATGGTAGATAAATATGCAGCCAAAAGAGCCGAATTAAAAGCTGCAGGCGATTATGTAGGATTGCAAAAAATTCCTAGAAACGCATCGCCGGTTCGCCTTCATAACCGTTGCAAAATTTCAGGACGTCCCAAAGGATACATGCGTCAGTTTG
It includes:
- the rplE gene encoding 50S ribosomal protein L5 — encoded protein: MEYRPRLRKKYSEEVVPAMMEQFQYTNKMQVPRLLKICLNQGLGTAITDKKIIEVGVEEMTSIAGQKAVPTKSRKDISNFKLRRNMPIGVRVTLRGDRMYEFLDRLISISIPRVRDFRGINAKGFDGRGNFTMGVTEQIIFPEIVIDKVVKINGMDITFVTTANTDKECYALLKEFGIPFKK
- the rpsN gene encoding 30S ribosomal protein S14, whose translation is MAKESIKAREVKRQKMVDKYAAKRAELKAAGDYVGLQKIPRNASPVRLHNRCKISGRPKGYMRQFGISRIDFRFMALEGKIPGVKKASW
- the rplX gene encoding 50S ribosomal protein L24: MSKIYIKKGDTVMVIAGNSKGKKGTVLNVLTDKNKAIVEGVNVVSKHTKPNAKNTQGGIVKLEKPIHISNLMLIDGNGKPTRVGFKNDEKKDVKVRISKNTGEVIK